Below is a window of Nitrospira sp. DNA.
CCTTTATGTTGTTCCAATTGATGTTTGCCGCTATCGCACCGGCGTTGATCACCGGCGCGTTTGCCGAGCGGAAGCGGTTTACCGCGGTCGTCCTATTTGCTGCCTTGTGGTCGGTGTTCGTCTATGTGCCTCTGGCGCACTGGATCTGGGGCGGAGGCTGGCTGGCCAAGCTGGGCGCCTTGGATTTCGCCGGCGGCGCGGTGATCCATATCAGTTCCGGGGCGGCGGCCCTGGTCTGCGCCATTGTGCTGGGGAAGCGGCGAGGGTATGGGACGGATTATATGGCGCCCCACAACCTGCCGATGACGTTGCTCGGAACCGGATTCCTCTGGTTCGGCTGGTTTGGGTTCAATGGCGGGAGCGCGCTCGGGGCCAACGGGATCGCGGTCTCCGCGATTATCGCGACCCATGCAGCGGCGGCGATGGGGGCCATTGCCTGGTGTGGTGCCGAATGGGCGCATCGCGGCAAACCCACGGTGCTTGGAGTCGCCAGCGGCGCGGTGGCGGGATTGGCGACCGTGACCCCGGCCGCCGGCTATATTTCCCCCATGTCGGCCATTGCCATCGGTTTGGTCGCCGGCATGACGTGTTACGCCGCGATTGTCTGGAAAGGGCGATTCGGCTATGATGACTCGCTTGACGTCGTGGGAATCCACGGAGTCGGGGGGGTGATCGGGATTCTGGCTACGGGACTGTTCGCCAGCAAGGTCGTCAATCCGGGCGGCGCCGATGGATTGTTCTTCGGTAACCCCGGCCTCTTCGGCATCCAACTCCTGGTCGTGGC
It encodes the following:
- a CDS encoding ammonium transporter, producing MKRSAQRKTIVVGVAGALILLAESWGTQVWAQNTPLKVDTGDTAWVLVSSAFVLAMLMPGLALFYGGLVRTKNVLGTIMQSVMILSVVSLLWILFGYSLAFGPDKGGVIGGLEWVGLSGVGSEPHPVYGPTIPHQAFMLFQLMFAAIAPALITGAFAERKRFTAVVLFAALWSVFVYVPLAHWIWGGGWLAKLGALDFAGGAVIHISSGAAALVCAIVLGKRRGYGTDYMAPHNLPMTLLGTGFLWFGWFGFNGGSALGANGIAVSAIIATHAAAAMGAIAWCGAEWAHRGKPTVLGVASGAVAGLATVTPAAGYISPMSAIAIGLVAGMTCYAAIVWKGRFGYDDSLDVVGIHGVGGVIGILATGLFASKVVNPGGADGLFFGNPGLFGIQLLVVAVTTIFSIIGTFVILKLVDSMTGLRVSSEEEATGLDLSQHNERAYS